The sequence below is a genomic window from Ignavibacteriales bacterium.
TGCTATTTCTGAAACGCAAAAGTTTGGTCACGTAACTTATTTCTGGAATGGAAACCGCTCCGGTTACATTGATGAAAAGCTTGAAAAATATTTTGAAGTTCCTTCAGATAAAATTCCATTTGATCAGGCTCCTAAAATGAAAGCTTACGAGATTACTGAAAAAGCAATCGAATATTTAAAGACAAATCAGTTTCAGTTTGGAAGAATAAATTTTGCCAATGGTGATATGGTTGGACATACCGGTGATATGCAGGCGGCAATTACGGCAGTGGAAACTGTTGATGAATGCGTGGGGAAATTATTAAAAGTTGTTGAAGAGCTTGGCGGTATTGCGCTTGTAACCGCCGACCATGGAAACGCTGACGAAATGTTTACTGAGAAAAACGGAGTGCGAACACCAAAAACTTCTCACACACTTAACCCGGTGCCATTTATTATCTTCGATCCTAAGTATGATAATGAATATAAAATGGCTGGTGTTCAAAATCCTGGGTTGTCTAATGTTGCGGCTACAATTTTAAATTTACTGGGATATAAGAAAGTTGAAGATTATGATCCTTCATTGATACTGGTGGAATAATCTTTCCATCCTCAACCCAACTGTTAGCTTCTGGTAAGGTGTGGACTTTGCCAGCCAAGGAAACAATTGCCCGATTCTCTGCCTGGTTATCAATCAATAAGCAAAGGATTAATTGTTATTATTTCTATTGGAAGTTAAATAGTTAACTAATTTGTCTCAGCATATTTTTTAAAATTATCTAAAATTGCCTGCCATCCGCCACGTTGCATTTCTATAGAATTAGTCTCTTCGGCTTCAAATGTTACAACCACTTTAGTTTCATTACTTTTACTGGTAAAAATGTTTTTCACTTTTCTGCCATCTCCCATCTGGTAAGCAATCAATTCGTTAGTTTTTACTTCGCTATAAATTCCTTCAAAGTCAAAACCCATACTACCATCTTTGGCTTCCATGCTTGAAAGGAATTTGCCACCAATCCGCAGATCATTTTCTGCTCTTGTTGTATGCCAGTCGTCTGAAGCGTTATTCCATTTTATGATGTGCTCAGGAGTAGTCCAAAGTTTCCAGACTTTTTCTACGGGTGCTTTCACAATATTTTCTATTGTGATTTTTGTTTTGCTAATTGTTTCCATTTTATTATTTGTTTGTATTTAAATGTTGTCTAAAATTTTTTATTATTTTTTGTCCTTGTCTGGCTCGCCGATTTTATTATTTGTCAATGGTGTAATTAAGTCCGGTTACGCCGCAAGAAAATTCTTTAGTTGTTAGCAATTTTAATTTTATTTTGTCTTTTATACCTGCAAACAACGGAATTCCTTGCCCAAGAATAATGGGATTTAAAAATAACCAGAAGTCATCTATCAAGTTAAATTGCATAAGATGATGAACGGCAGTTGGACTGCCAAAAATTAAAATGTCTTTACCTTTTTGTTGTTTGAGTTTATTAATTTCATTTGGAATATTTTCGCTAATGAAAATTGTGTTGCTCAAATGTTTGCCTTGCATTGATCTGGATAAAACGATTTTGGTTACTTTGTTATACCAATTAGAATGTTCTATTTCGTGCTTGGTGGGTGCCGGTTTGTCTGCTGCAGTTGGCCAGTAATTTTCCATCATTTGATAAGTAACTCGTCCATACAATGCTGCATCAGCTTCATCTGAGAATTTTCCTACAAGATCAAACATTTCATCATTAAATTTAATCCAGTCTAATTCTCCATTTTTTCCACCTACAAAACCATCAAGCGATGTGTGCATTGATAAAATTATTTTTCTCATACGCTTTCTTTATTTTTTCATTAACTATTATCTTACAGGCAACTGCATTATAAATTTTATTAATAACCAGTTCAGTTATTTAAAGTAATCATACAAGTGCCTTACTTTTATTATAAGAAACGAATTGGTTTATGTCAATAAAGTTTTCAAGTACCATTAAAATTTTCATAAAAAGTGCAGGAAAATATCCGGGTGAGGTACAGGTAAGAAATGATATTTGAGCCAACCAGTAACTGTTTCGAGTTGGTTTGTTAGATTTAAATCAATTAGAAAAAATGTAAAGAGTAAAATGAAAGTAAGGCAAACAGATATGCAGCAAAGGAAGTAATCCTATGAACAAATTTTATTTTTTGTCTGATTGTTTGATCACTGATTAAAATAGATCCTGTAGTTACTGAAGCAATAAAAAATAAAAGTGTTGCAATTGGTAACAACAATGAAATAACTGCCCAACCATTTTGCCTGAAGTGGCTATAAAGTATAATACAAAAAACTACTCCAGATAAAAATGAGCAAAGCTTGTGCGTCGTTGATAAAAACTTTCCGTAAGGATTTGCTTTGAGTGTTAGTACAACACCAAGGATAAGTGAAAAGACACTGAGCAGTAATAGAGATAAAATCATTTTATTGTTAACCTATTTTTATAAACAAAACTACAAAATATCCTAGCAAGGTTTGGACCTTGCCAATCGATGAAATTATAGGTTTAATATTCCGAAGACCTCAGAATGGTCAATATGTATATCAAGAAAAGAAAAATTTAATGGATTTTTACTATAAATTGTTTCGAAAATCCTATAGCTTCTTGAATCGGAAGAGACATAGTATTGTATTTGGAGTTCTATTTCAGCTTGCGCAAATAATTTCGCATCGTTTATTATAATCGGTCGTTCATTAACATTTAGTACTCCTTCTTTACGGGCATTATAAAGAATTTTACCAAACTCACCAGCTTTTTTTGCATGATTAATATTAAATGGAATAATTAATAGATTTTTGAGAGGAAGTTGATCGATCGATCCTTTAACACAAAATTCGGCTATGCTTATTGTAGATATAAAAAGGATAAAATTTTTTTCTAGAAAGTATTTATAATATTTATCAGCTTTCTCGAAAAGGGAATCG
It includes:
- a CDS encoding SRPBCC family protein codes for the protein METISKTKITIENIVKAPVEKVWKLWTTPEHIIKWNNASDDWHTTRAENDLRIGGKFLSSMEAKDGSMGFDFEGIYSEVKTNELIAYQMGDGRKVKNIFTSKSNETKVVVTFEAEETNSIEMQRGGWQAILDNFKKYAETN
- a CDS encoding dihydrofolate reductase family protein, with translation MRKIILSMHTSLDGFVGGKNGELDWIKFNDEMFDLVGKFSDEADAALYGRVTYQMMENYWPTAADKPAPTKHEIEHSNWYNKVTKIVLSRSMQGKHLSNTIFISENIPNEINKLKQQKGKDILIFGSPTAVHHLMQFNLIDDFWLFLNPIILGQGIPLFAGIKDKIKLKLLTTKEFSCGVTGLNYTIDK